In Pristis pectinata isolate sPriPec2 chromosome 19, sPriPec2.1.pri, whole genome shotgun sequence, the following proteins share a genomic window:
- the slc35b4 gene encoding UDP-xylose and UDP-N-acetylglucosamine transporter, producing the protein MHPGFAIGLVFLGCSSNVVFLELLVRDFPGCGNIVTFGQFLFIALEGLIFQARFLMKPRAIPLRNYFIMVSMFFIVSVVNNYALNFNIPMPLHMIFRSGSLIANMILGIVILKKRYTVAKYISIALVSLGIFICTFMSAKQVSSHTSVSDDGSLYALIQWLIGIAMLTFALFMSARMGIFQEMLYKQYGKHSKEALFYNHFLPLPAFLLFVSDIYNHGILFSQSKSIELVPLGVTIPIMWFYLMMNVLTQYVCIRGVFILTTECTSLTVTLVVTLRKFTSLIFSIIYFKNPFTFWHWIGTSVVFVGTLTYAEVWKNFKPLLHRRRKEQ; encoded by the exons GGATTTTCCAGGATGTGGGAACATTGTGACATTTGGGCAGTTCTTGTTTATAGCATTGGAAGGCTTAATCTTTCAAGCTCGCTTTCTCATGAAGCCCCGGGCAATTCCTTTAAG GAACTATTTCATTATGGTGTCCATGTTTTTCATTGTGAGTGTGGTTAATAATTATGCCCTCAACTTCAATATTCCAATGCCTTTGCACATGATCTTCAGATCA ggCTCTCTGATAGCCAACATGATACTGGGAATTGTCATTTTAAAGAAAAG ATACACAGTTGCAAAGTATATTTCAATTGCTCTGGTTTCTCTGGGGATATTTATCTGTACTtttatgtcagcaaaacaagtg tctTCGCATACAAGTGTGTCTGACGATGGCAGTTTATATGCATTAATACAGTGGTTGATAG gtaTTGCTATGCTAACCTTTGCACTTTTCATGTCAGCTAGAATGGGCATCTTTCAAGAGATGTTATATAAGCAGTATGGGAAGCACTCTAAGGAGGCACTATTTTATAAC CATTTCCTGCCATTACCTGCCTTCCTCTTGTTTGTATCCGACATCTACAATCATGGGATTCTCTTCAGCCAGTCTA AATCGATTGAACTTGTACCCCTGGGAGTAACCATACCAATTATGTGGTTTTACCTCATGATGAATGTTCTAACTCA ATATGTTTGCATTCGTGGTGTGTTTATTTTGACAACAGAGTGCACATCCCTAACAGTCACGCTTGTGGTGACGCTTCGCAAATTTACCAGTCTGATCTTCTCCATAATTTACTTCAAGAATCCCTTCACCTTCTGGCACTGGATTGGGACATCGGTAGTCTTTGTTGGAACGCTCACTTATGCTGAAGTTTGGAAAAATTTCAAGCCGCTCCTGCAcagaaggagaaaggaacagtaG